The Lactuca sativa cultivar Salinas chromosome 2, Lsat_Salinas_v11, whole genome shotgun sequence genome includes a window with the following:
- the LOC111888733 gene encoding F-box protein At4g19940 — protein MSDNIPYEIQAEIIKRLPVKSLVQFRSVSKQWKSLIDCREFLAAYNIYHNQPQRLIVWYEYPADTEEKYVSFVDDETFTKQGFAVTLPVLAKVLNDSRVVGSSQGLLCLHGYYRVPRHSRHNSVREMAVLWNPSIRKSVGVAVPGVLRWGLETILGFGVCPIRSDPMIVKITQVNVNWEMRSRVSVPWVVEIFSLSKGSWRILSCNLPNKSIKLTWSQVVIDRFIFWFAVDKLVAADGGFSTKNMIMLFDMTTEEFRVVDLPENLANQSYLNLSISKVCESLAVLEYATNMMNQVCNVWVKDHGFQNLFKKLFTISAPYASIRALGFTKSGEPMMEVKDYYKEAAALVVYEPSLGYINNIGISGNYGSFFVGSYMETLLLLDQADCSVYSNVDN, from the coding sequence ATGTCAGACAACATACCTTACGAAATTCAAGCAGAAATCATCAAAAGACTTCCTGTGAAGTCACTGGTTCAATTCAGATCCGTCTCCAAACAATGGAAGTCTTTAATCGACTGCCGTGAGTTTCTTGCTGCTTACAATATCTACCACAATCAGCCTCAGCGATTAATCGTATGGTATGAATATCCAGCAGACACCGAGGAAAAGTACGTTTCATTTGTTGATGATGAAACTTTCACCAAACAAGGGTTCGCTGTGACTCTTCCTGTGCTCGCTAAAGTACTTAACGACTCACGTGTGGTTGGTAGCTCTCAAGGATTGTTATGCTTGCATGGCTATTATCGAGTTCCACGTCATTCTCGTCACAATTCTGTACGAGAGATGGCTGTTCTTTGGAATCCTTCGATTAGAAAATCAGTTGGTGTAGCTGTGCCTGGTGTCTTACGTTGGGGTCTTGAAACCATTCTTGGATTCGGGGTTTGTCCTATCAGAAGTGACCCTATGATTGTGAAGATTACACAGGTTAATGTAAACTGGGAAATGAGAAGTAGGGTTAGCGTCCCTTGGGTGGTTGAAATTTTCTCGTTGAGTAAAGGTAGTTGGAGAATTCTTTCTTGTAATCTGCCTAATAAATCGATTAAACTTACATGGTCTCAGGTAGTTATAGATAGGTTTATTTTTTGGTTTGCTGTTGACAAGTTGGTTGCTGCTGATGGTGGTTTTTCCACAAAAAATATGATAATGTTATTTGATATGACTACTGAAGAATTTAGAGTGGTAGATCTACCAGAGAATTTAGCAAACCAGTCTTACTTGAATTTGTCCATCTCTAAGGTATGTGAGTCTCTAGCTGTTCTTGAATACGCTACAAACATGATGAATCAAGTTTGTAATGTATGGGTGAAGGATCATGGTTTTCAGAATTTGTTTAAAAAGCTATTTACAATTAGTGCACCATATGCATCAATAAGGGCATTGGGATTTACGAAAAGTGGTGAACCTATGATGGAAGTGAAAGATTATTACAAAGAAGCAGCTGCACTTGTTGTCTATGAACCCAGCTTGGGATACATCAATAATATTGGGATTAGTGGAAATTATGGTTCATTCTTCGTCGGCTCCTATATGGAAACACTACTTCTGCTTGATCAGGCAGATTGTAGTGTTTATTCTAACGTTGACAACTGA